In Synergistota bacterium, a single window of DNA contains:
- a CDS encoding DNA recombination protein RmuC has protein sequence MTKQEYILISIVILQIVMLAVFLMIKKEDKVAELEKAFYRLWRDTGFERAIGEIGVHLKQLQEISKFFERALRVPQERGSLGEIALEGILSDQLPPDMFGIRERIFAGKIPDAYIKSTEGIICIDSKFPLDNYIRMKEVTDLRDKEEYKRRFLNDVKMHLSKIEKDYINPEFGTAPYAFVYIPSESIYWFLINEAFDLLREFIKKGVHVVSPLTLSHKVELIKAGVQARRLSERAEKIKEELEALADSFKRLDEKWRIFYDTHLRNLWNKAGEIDISYRELRDRLDRLSKGL, from the coding sequence ATGACGAAGCAGGAGTATATTTTAATATCGATAGTTATACTTCAAATCGTTATGTTAGCGGTCTTTCTTATGATTAAAAAAGAAGATAAAGTAGCTGAGCTTGAGAAGGCTTTTTATAGGCTTTGGCGTGATACGGGGTTTGAAAGAGCTATAGGGGAAATAGGCGTTCATTTAAAACAGCTTCAGGAAATATCTAAGTTTTTTGAAAGGGCTCTACGAGTTCCTCAGGAGAGGGGATCCCTAGGAGAGATCGCTTTAGAGGGGATTCTATCTGATCAGCTTCCACCAGATATGTTTGGAATAAGAGAAAGGATTTTTGCTGGTAAAATACCGGATGCCTATATTAAATCTACTGAGGGAATCATATGCATTGACTCAAAATTCCCACTTGATAATTATATCAGGATGAAGGAAGTAACTGATCTAAGGGATAAAGAGGAATATAAGAGAAGGTTCTTGAACGATGTTAAAATGCATTTAAGTAAGATAGAAAAAGACTATATTAATCCGGAGTTTGGAACGGCTCCTTATGCTTTTGTTTATATTCCTTCGGAGTCAATATATTGGTTCTTGATTAATGAGGCCTTTGATCTTCTTAGGGAATTTATAAAAAAGGGAGTTCATGTTGTTTCTCCTCTGACACTATCGCATAAAGTTGAACTAATAAAGGCGGGTGTTCAAGCAAGAAGACTTTCAGAAAGGGCGGAGAAAATAAAAGAGGAACTAGAAGCACTCGCTGATAGCTTTAAAAGGCTTGATGAGAAATGGAGGATATTTTATGATACTCATCTCAGAAATCTATGGAATAAGGCCGGAGAGATAGATATATCTTATAGGGAACTAAGGGATAGGTTGGATAGATTAAGCAAGGGTTTATAA
- a CDS encoding rubredoxin, whose product MDLNALYKLSYGMYVVCSFKGNKLNGQIANTLFQVTNEPPMLAVSLNKINLTCDFVRESKVFSASVLSKETPLKFIGHFGFKSGRNIDKFSSVNFKYTVGKSGAPIVLENSLAFVEVCVEKEIDMGSHILFIGKLLEAEIIKEGEPMTYDYYHEVKRGGIPKTAPHYIEREIKKVNKYRCLICNYVYDPRLGDPDSGVKPGTPFEDLPEDWFCPICGAGKDQFIKES is encoded by the coding sequence ATGGATCTAAATGCTCTTTATAAGTTAAGCTATGGTATGTATGTTGTTTGTTCTTTTAAAGGAAACAAGTTGAATGGACAAATAGCCAATACGTTATTTCAGGTTACAAACGAGCCGCCTATGCTTGCGGTTAGTCTTAATAAAATTAACCTTACATGTGATTTTGTTAGGGAATCTAAGGTTTTTTCTGCTTCTGTACTTTCTAAAGAAACTCCGCTTAAATTTATAGGACATTTCGGTTTTAAGTCTGGTAGGAATATTGATAAATTTTCGAGTGTTAATTTTAAATACACTGTAGGTAAGAGTGGAGCTCCTATAGTGTTAGAAAACTCTTTAGCATTTGTAGAAGTTTGTGTTGAAAAGGAAATTGATATGGGGAGTCATATTCTTTTCATAGGAAAGCTATTGGAGGCAGAGATCATTAAAGAGGGAGAGCCAATGACTTATGACTATTATCATGAGGTTAAAAGAGGCGGTATTCCTAAAACTGCTCCTCACTATATCGAAAGGGAGATTAAGAAAGTAAATAAATATAGATGCTTAATCTGTAATTATGTTTATGATCCCCGCTTAGGGGATCCAGATTCAGGTGTGAAACCTGGAACGCCTTTCGAGGATCTTCCAGAGGATTGGTTTTGCCCAATTTGTGGAGCAGGTAAAGATCAGTTTATTAAAGAGTCATGA
- a CDS encoding HD domain-containing protein codes for MYLVPKGGIKLPIFKVIFPLSTAVDLVSPAVFNHHIRVAYSAYEIAKVMGLPYQDREAIFLAGALHDIGALSVKERLEALKFESIYSPGIYHHAKNGFKLLKLFEPFYHIARIVKFHHHSWDYGQNQESEGDRIPLESHIIHLADRIDTLFHSDGDVLQQAKSIRERIKDLRGKVFHPEAVDAFMELSYKEYFWFDLSSKHLNNTIYSYIGVSSIFLDDKTLNDLAKLFSHIIDFRSRFTATHSAGVAAVAEKLAELYKFSILEKNLIRVAGYLHDIGKLAVPLSILEVPRKLTEEEYNLIKKHPFYTYRILESIEGFELINAWGALHHEKIDGSGYPFHIKKENIPLGSIIMIFADIYTALTEDRPYRESMDPISALNIMEEMVLEGKLCSDTFEVLKLNLEEIDEHRRIMQKEASYIYESFWSGE; via the coding sequence GTGTATCTTGTTCCTAAGGGCGGTATTAAATTGCCTATTTTTAAGGTCATATTTCCCCTTTCTACCGCTGTTGATCTTGTGAGCCCGGCTGTCTTTAATCATCATATAAGGGTCGCTTACTCAGCTTACGAGATAGCTAAGGTTATGGGTTTGCCCTATCAAGATAGAGAAGCAATATTTTTGGCGGGAGCTTTGCATGACATAGGGGCCTTATCCGTTAAGGAGAGGCTTGAGGCCTTGAAGTTTGAGTCAATTTATAGTCCTGGAATTTATCACCATGCTAAAAATGGTTTTAAATTATTGAAGCTGTTTGAACCTTTCTACCATATAGCTAGGATAGTTAAGTTTCATCACCACAGCTGGGATTATGGCCAAAATCAGGAAAGCGAAGGTGATAGAATTCCTTTAGAAAGTCACATAATCCACTTGGCTGACAGAATTGATACCTTATTTCACTCTGATGGGGATGTTCTTCAGCAGGCTAAAAGTATAAGAGAAAGGATTAAAGATTTACGGGGAAAGGTTTTTCATCCAGAGGCTGTGGATGCTTTTATGGAACTTTCTTATAAAGAGTATTTTTGGTTTGATCTTTCGTCAAAGCATCTAAATAATACCATTTATAGTTACATTGGCGTTTCATCTATATTTCTTGATGATAAAACTTTAAACGATCTTGCGAAGCTCTTTTCTCATATAATAGACTTTAGAAGTAGATTTACAGCTACGCATTCAGCAGGAGTAGCTGCTGTTGCAGAAAAACTTGCTGAGCTTTATAAGTTCTCTATATTGGAGAAAAATTTGATTAGGGTTGCAGGTTATCTTCACGATATTGGTAAACTGGCTGTTCCTTTGAGCATTCTTGAAGTTCCAAGAAAACTTACAGAGGAGGAGTATAATTTAATTAAAAAACACCCCTTTTACACTTATAGAATTTTAGAAAGCATAGAGGGATTTGAACTAATAAATGCATGGGGAGCTCTACATCATGAAAAAATTGATGGTAGTGGATATCCTTTTCATATTAAGAAGGAAAACATTCCTTTGGGTTCTATAATAATGATCTTTGCAGATATATATACTGCTTTGACCGAAGATCGCCCTTACAGAGAATCGATGGATCCTATTTCAGCATTAAATATAATGGAAGAGATGGTTTTAGAGGGGAAACTTTGTTCTGATACCTTTGAGGTTCTTAAACTTAACTTAGAAGAGATAGATGAGCATAGAAGAATAATGCAAAAAGAAGCTTCTTATATATACGAGAGCTTTTGGAGTGGAGAATGA